The DNA segment GCGGATACCTGGTCATCAACCAGCgcgggggggaggagcttaATACATCACCTGACAATGGCGCCAGATAAAAAGCTCGCCGTGAACTAGTTCAGGGAATGACTCTGtcttctcctttccctccagGTTGTTTCTCTCCTTCGTGGAAAAGGAGTTGCAGTATTTCTGAGGTCAGACACGGACGTAATAACAGGTCGGCCCGATCCACGGACACTGCGTCCGGTGTTAAATCAAACCAAGAGCTGGGCCTCGGGCAACAGTCTGCTGAAAAAGAGATTGTGCGCTGCTAGTGTGATTATTTCCAGTAAAATGAGACCAGCAATGAACATCGAGGAAATGCCCAAGGAGAGGATCGCACAACCACGAAGGAGACGAAGAGAAGGCGCGCGGAGGCCGATGGAGATTAAAGTTCACACAAAGTACGACAGACAAGCCGCGGTCCGTCGTCACCAAGCTGCTACTCTGACCTCTGGCAGCCCTGCGAGGAAAACCCCTCATGTGTCCCAGTTCCACTCGCAGAGAACTTTACAGAAACATGAACACTTCAACTTCAACTTGGTGCCAAAAGGAGCTCAGAAACCAGACCTTTCAAAAGCTGCGTCTGGTGTAAACGCAGAGGAGCAGCTCTTGGTGGTCTCCAGAGGGGACGCGGGATCCTTCCGTAGGCCGCAGTCTCAGAAAGCGGCCTCTCGGGGGGGCGATAAAGCGGATGTCAATGGCGACGCAATCCCACAAAGAGCACGAcggcgagagagagaacgaACACATATCGATGGAAACGGGAACCAGAGGAGATTAGCAGGCGTTGTACACGAGGCGGGTAATAACGACGGCGACGGCAAACAAGTGTCCGCTGAGGCGGAAGGAGAAGTCTTCATCACGTCTTTCCTCCCAGACGCCGGGTGGGAGACACGAACAGAACCATGGTCGTGTCCGAGCGCAGGGACTGTAAAAACAACGGTGAAGTTGCTTTATCGCCACCCACCCACGGCTGAAGTTATAAAGACCAGATTTATTATGGAACCAGGGAGCTTGAAAGGAATCCTGTTTTCGTTAGGAGTGCATGTGCCGGGCGGAACAGAGAGAATAGTCCTGAAAGCGGCGGAGAGAAGAGCCAAAGTAACCACGGTGTCACCTGGTGGACATATGGGCATAAATCCTACTAAACAAGCGCCCCCAGAGGGGTCCGTCAGGCCGTCACCCCCCACGCTCAAAGCAGCCGAGACGACGACGGCGTCGAGTAGAGACGCAGGCGGGCCGGCGAGCGCCGAGACCCCGAGGACGGCAGAGGCCCGCGCCGGCGCCGAGCCCGGAGCCGCCAAATGCATCGCGGCCGACAAAGGGGCCCCGACGCCGAGCCCCTTCTCGGGCCTCCGGATGAGAGAGGACGCCCCGGCGGAGACGACCAACCCTGGTGGAGAGACCGAAGGAAGACCTGCGTCTAACAGGAAGGCGTTGCATGACGATCCAGAGGAGAACTCGGTTGCGTTTGACACGATCCACAAAGTAAGTCGACCCGCTTTCTGTGAGAATCTCGAGGAAATTAAATAGGAATTGTTTGTCCTTTTTGGGAAAACCCACCAGACACTTTGTTGCTTAAGTGTGAGGCAAGTGCCGGCGGtcgattagcttagcttagcacaaagacagtGGAAACAGCCAACAAATGGCCAGCGCGCAGTTACCAGTTTACTTATTGTGGTTTAATCTGTGAAAAAACAAGTTAAGAACCTTTTTTTAACACGTGGAACAAGACGTGTTAATGAGTGAGCTCTCAGATACCTGGACTTTCCATGTTTCCAGTTTGCTAAGCCAAgcgatgctaagctaagctaattggcTGCTGTCAATACAAGTATCAATGAGTGAATAATTGTTTACAAactttcaatttaaaaaaagttataaaacagaacaaaatgtgGGTTTAATTTAATCTTAAAGGAGTTCAAATGATGCCAGGAGGAGAAAACTAATCCAACAAGGGACGACTGATGATCCCAGAGAGCAAAAATGTTTGCATTGCAAAAACTAAGCCACTAGAATAAATATAATACTTCGTAAAGGGAGTGAGTCTGAGTCCCTTTGCACCCCCACAGACTGGGGAGGACAACGCGCCGTGCTGCGGAGGTCTGGTCCACCGCTCCCAGGCCGATGGACCCGTAGAGACCGCCAGAGACCGTCTCCTcgatgaggacgaggacgagcatTTCTATTATTTCGATGGAGTGCTGAGAAGGGTGAGGAATAATTTGTATCCCCGTCAGGAGAAGGAAAGGAGGCGGAAAGGCAGCCGCGGCGACTCCGAGAATAGTGTTCTGGGAGTGAGAGACGAGGGAGACACTAAAGAAAATTTCCTCCGATACATCCGACGTCTTACTCCCGGGAATAAGGCCGGTCACCTCAAGTGATCCACAAGGGCGCTGCAGGAACCGAATCAACACTAATGCATCACACAGAAGCGCTAACCTGCGGATCCAGCCGACGAAAGGCAATATTCTGACAGTGAGGAAGACGCAGTCTTGCTGCCGGGCAGCTGGATGAGATTGTCATTTTCTATTTTCCGCTTTAAGAAGGACTTGGCAGGTTTACTAAAAGGTTTCCCCCGGCAGACATTTGGATGAGACATTCATAAAGCATGAACCTTGTACAGGTACCACACACACTATTCATAATCAGTTACTGATTATTGGTCCACATTATTGCACAagtttatataatatttatgttGCTATTCACACAATTCTCTGATTGGAGAGAATTCTGGTAATACCCACTTGAAAtcagagaaatattaaatgtgtGATCCTCTTCCTCCATGCATGTATATTTGATAATAAAAGTTTTCATGGCACAGCGATTGTTTCCATATTTGTGTTTGAGCCACAAAACCCAGAGAATGAAAATACGACTTGTGTTTAAAtgaaaccaaacacaaacacatctgttaTTTTCAAACAATTCAAAGACGCTCATCtgtacaaaacatttatttcaaataaattcacATAATAACAGCTTTGATGCATTTACATAATTTATATCTGAAATCCATGAGGAGGAAACAGTAACTAAGAAGGAAATGTCTTGACTGCGACGCTGGAAATAACGTTTCTATTTTTCTGAACAGCTCAGGACTAGAAAATaagtaaaaacacagaaatgatttTAGAAAATGACAAACAGGTGAAGTGCCACAGAGTGAACAAACCATGCATGATGCTACTTCAAAGGCCTGGAGGAATCTTAAAAGAACAAGGGAGAATATTAGGTGAGAGAAGTTAAAGGTCCCTAGAGACGGATGCCGGCTGCACTTTTCATTGTCTGTCAATAGATGGCAGTGCCAGCACTGTAGCATCACTTCAGCAATAATATAGAACTCTGTAACTCTTTCCTTTATACATGCTGCAGAAAAATGGGCAAAATCGAGATTAAAACGTGTCGACAGTCAACTGCAGCGGTTGGTGCTCTGAGTAGCTTCACACCTCACGGACTATATTCATGCTGGTTTGTGATACAGCTGCACAAAAGGATCTCTGGATCTTCCTACGCACGTGCGACAGAATGAGGGAGACACATTTGAGCTTCCTTTGAAAgctagaaaaaagaaaaaaacccttcaaTGATTTCCTTCATCCGGTCTGAGTTTGACCGCAGACGGAAAGGATGCTGCTCGCGTGCACGAGGGCCACTGGTTCATCCAGTCGGCTCTAGCTTTTTCTTCTGGGATTGGGCGTCACCTCGATTCTTAATTTGAAAGGACACGCTCTGCGTTTAGCATCGAGGAgcagcttccccccccctgcaaacaCACGTGGTCTCTCCCGCCAGGAAACGGCCCGTTGGTAACATTGACacgtgcacggggggggggaccaaaAACCACTCGGACGGCACCTCTGAGAAGTTTGAGGTCGGTCATTTCGCCCCGAAgctaaaaaaacgttttattagGGTCGAAAAcggtataaataataaaaagttattATTCATTACAATAAATATGTCAATAAATAGAAAATGACCTTTGAAGTTCTCCAAGTTACATGGAAACGTCGTGGAAACGTTTGGACAAATAAAAGCCGCTCCGACAGGAACAGCCGGTGAAACTCGGGTGCTGCAGAAAAAAGGCCGCCCCCATCGCTCAGCGCGTCGACGTCGCTAAGCACATTTCAATGACCGGACGGCCCCGAAGAGGCGAAACTTGGATTAGTAAAGCTGCGATTTGACCGCCTCGACAAACCAACAAAAATAGCAGGATTTTGGTTTGAAATCCCACATGTGCCAGAGGTCAGTGCAAAGAGGCAGAGTATTAGCGACACAGCTGGCGCCCCTCCTACAAACCAGTGTATATCCTCGTCTCCAGGTAgcgccttgtgtgtgtgagatgcgaGGGCCGGatgcgtgacacacacacacacacacacacgctcagagaCGCTTTCAGTATTTGGATGCGTGTCGCTCCATCCGAGTCAAAGCCACGCAGCCACGTCCGCCCGTGGAAGCGGACACCTTCACTCTAtcttatatatgtatgtatatatatttaaaaaaacaacacaatttcaTCGTCGTCTCCGGCGGCGACGTCGTCGAATCGGACCACGCAACCCTTTCTTCATTTTTCGATACTACGCCCTGGGCTTTGGCCGTAGTGGTCGACATCGTCTGCGCTCTGGTAAATACGgctcaaccccctccccccccatacCGCCTCCTTTTTAAAACTACTGGCCCTTTGAGTACACGGCCGCTCAGCCACGGAGAGGTCAGAGAGGTCAGCCTGTCCGTCGCACGTCCACCGACCGCGTCCTCTTAAATAAGTTTCTACTTGGGGGGCTATTGGGCCTTCAGGGCGCGTTGGCGTGTTTGTAGTAGCCTCTCCGCAGGGCCTCCGAGGCGATGCTCTCGGCGGAGCGCCGCTGGTCCATGGTGAGCAGGGCCTCCAGCAGGTCGTTGATGTCCGCCTTCAGCCCCCGCCGCTGCATCCAGTTCTTCAGCAGCTCGTACACCTTGTCGCCGGGGGGGCCGCTCTCGGCGATCCGGATGTGGTTGTCGCTGACGCCGATCAGCCTGAAGAACTTGTTGTGGATCCGCACGTCCAGGTACTCGTCGAACAGATCGAAGCTCTTCTTCAGGGATTTCTCGGACCCTTTGGGAAGGTCAAAGAGATGAGAACAGATCGGGCGATTGGAAACGGAACGTTAAGCTCGGAATATCGCTCACTTGGATCTTTCAGCCCACGATCAAATAAATCTCTTTAAGACGTGTCCTCTTTGATTCGGCATGAGAGAACAGAAAAACAGCACCAAAAAAGGGCAGCGTGTTCCAACCCCCGAAAGGCTCAGCGAGGGCCCGACTGCCACGAGGCCGTTAATCCATCACGCAGATAATGCAGATAATGCGAGATCCTCAGGAGATGCACTTTATTACATCTTATTACCTCCCTGCACAGCTCGCGCCGCTCAAATCAAGTGCCGTGAGAAcccgcccccctcacccaacgcccccacctccccctgaaCATGAAATCTCACCTTGTACAGGCACCAATCGATGCTGCAGAGGATCGTCCTACAAAAATCAAACAACACACGTAAGGCATGGAGGGTGAAACACAGACGGTTTGAACGTGTCAGATCGGTTCCCGCACCGTGTCCGGCGGGGGCaggcgggcggcggcggcggggctcTGCTGGGGGGGGTGCGCGGGCTCatcggaggaggcggcggcggcggtgggcaGGGCCGACAGGCTCGTCTGAGAGGAGCTGGTGGTGTTGGGCAAGCTGTCTCCGAGCCCGCGGTCCTCGTCTTCCAGGGGAGGGGAGGCCTTGGTCATCCCGGTCTCCTGCAGCAGGGGGCGGGACTCCGGGCGGCACTCCTCGCCCTCCAGGCCGGCGTTCTGATGGTTCTGCCGCTCCTCGGCCGTGGAGCCGCTCTCGTcctgagcaggaagaggagggtggagaaCGTTGACATATCGTATCACAGACTCCTGCTACAAAAGCTAAACCCAAAAGCAACTTACGATTGGAATCTTCACAATTTCACTGGAGTCACAGTGGCTCCTCGAGCCTGTtcaacagacaaacagcagtAAGAACACATACGCAGTAAGAAAACCATGCCAGAGAGCGCCGCGTCAACTCACAGGGTATCTCGCATGAACGCCGCTTGACCAAGAGCCACCAAACAGCCAGCGCGGCGGCGATGGCGATGGCGATGACGATGAGGGAGATCCATACGGGAGCAACTGGAGACGGAGAAAAATCAGTACAGAGGAAGATTCACGCACGAACAGAAGCTGGGATGTTGAGCAGGAGGCTTTCGCGTCGGTTACCGATGTCTgccggagcggcggcggcggcggtcggggtgggggggaccgGCGGGGCCTCCGTGGGGGACAGGTCGCGCTTGCGACACTCGGTGTTGGAAATCGGGGTgcacttcttcacctcctcctcccccgactTACACCTGCAGTGTTAATAAAACATACAATaagggggggggaagagtttGCCGGTTgcgctgctcttcctgctgaGCGCTTTAGAGGAGAGGAGCGTTCTGCCACGTCGTGCACGAGCGGATGCTGTGCACGACATTCGCTCCTTGAAAAGTCGCGCCGGCACTAAAACGCCTTGGCGCCACTATTCATGACTCCTCTCATACGTTTACTGTCTACTGGGACTGAATTAGAATCAAGCGAGGACGAATCGGATTAGCCAACAACGCGGTGGATGCTCAAGAATTATCCCGTTATCCtgaaattacattaaaaaaatggacGCTGCCGATACTCCACGAACTGGAGGCTATTTTGGGGAGGGAGTCGCCGGGGCCTCACTTGGCACAGCGCTTGCAGACTTCGCAGGCCTGGTCCGGCACGCAGAAGGTGCCCTGTCGGCACTGGCAGCTGGTGTCCGTGGTCGTGGTGCAGGAAGCGGTCCGGATCTCATCTGCGGAGAGCCAAGATGTGAGAGGAGAGACGGTGAGTTTGTTTGTGACGTGTCAATCACGAGGGACAAAGGAGATGATAAAACAGTCTGACTGCATGTTGCCAGGTCAaatacagacaggcagacatcAAACAGTGAATGATGCTAGATGTCATAAAGTTCAGCAATTATTCCTTTAGCAATTATGTGgtcaattaaaaagaaagagagataaGAGATAGATAATAGCGTTACGTCTCCCCTCTTTGATAGAATTTGCCTCATTTTAGCAGAATAATGAGGATGGAAGATCTGGAACGGTACATTTATTAAATTCAGATGAAAAGAGCGGAACTGCAGCTCTTTATATCAGATCAAAAACAAGCCAGCGGTCCATCGCCACGGGGTGACCTTTCACACGGATCTCATCTGCAGGCTCGCCGATGCGGGGAAAACTACACTATTAGCTCGGGTCGGTCGCAAAATGTGAGCGATGCATTCAGACGATTCACGTTTAGCCGTCTGCCAGGTGTCCGTACAAGCGACGGCGAGTATCAGATCCCAGAGCCGGCGTTCTTTCTCCGGCCGACCTCACGGTGACGATCGCGGCCACCGAGATGTTGCCGGgtagaccgggggggggggggtgggaggggggagctgACACAGCTGTGGCTTAAGCTACGCTATGCCCGGCTATATGTGGAATCGGATCGCATGGGCAGAAACACGCGGACGTGCATCCCCGCTGGATGAACGAAAACGCCGCTCGCTGGGCGTGTCGTGGCTCACGTGGCGTCTGAACCCGTGCGGCCCCCGTCGGGTCCTCGGAGCGCAGGAGCCTCCGGTGAGTCAGCTCGGAG comes from the Gasterosteus aculeatus chromosome 14, fGasAcu3.hap1.1, whole genome shotgun sequence genome and includes:
- the tnfrsfa gene encoding tumor necrosis factor receptor superfamily, member a, which codes for MNLDPAVGKVPVFVAALLLVLVCRAAEPPASQLSGGDFQNLTGRQHRACVENEQYLHQGFCCHNCPAGTFVHKGCERDQESGSCVACEDGRAYTEHSNGMSRCLPCTHCRSDEIRTASCTTTTDTSCQCRQGTFCVPDQACEVCKRCAKCKSGEEEVKKCTPISNTECRKRDLSPTEAPPVPPTPTAAAAAPADIVAPVWISLIVIAIAIAAALAVWWLLVKRRSCEIPCSRSHCDSSEIVKIPIDESGSTAEERQNHQNAGLEGEECRPESRPLLQETGMTKASPPLEDEDRGLGDSLPNTTSSSQTSLSALPTAAAASSDEPAHPPQQSPAAAARLPPPDTDDPLQHRLVPVQGSEKSLKKSFDLFDEYLDVRIHNKFFRLIGVSDNHIRIAESGPPGDKVYELLKNWMQRRGLKADINDLLEALLTMDQRRSAESIASEALRRGYYKHANAP
- the LOC120831567 gene encoding uncharacterized protein LOC120831567 — encoded protein: MRPAMNIEEMPKERIAQPRRRRREGARRPMEIKVHTKYDRQAAVRRHQAATLTSGSPARKTPHVSQFHSQRTLQKHEHFNFNLVPKGAQKPDLSKAASGVNAEEQLLVVSRGDAGSFRRPQSQKAASRGGDKADVNGDAIPQRARRRERERTHIDGNGNQRRLAGVVHEAGNNDGDGKQVSAEAEGEVFITSFLPDAGWETRTEPWSCPSAGTVKTTVKLLYRHPPTAEVIKTRFIMEPGSLKGILFSLGVHVPGGTERIVLKAAERRAKVTTVSPGGHMGINPTKQAPPEGSVRPSPPTLKAAETTTASSRDAGGPASAETPRTAEARAGAEPGAAKCIAADKGAPTPSPFSGLRMREDAPAETTNPGGETEGRPASNRKALHDDPEENSVAFDTIHKTGEDNAPCCGGLVHRSQADGPVETARDRLLDEDEDEHFYYFDGVLRRVRNNLYPRQEKERRRKGSRGDSENSVLGVRDEGDTKENFLRYIRRLTPGNKAGHLK